The segment GGGGTGATCAATTTCGGGCTGGTCTACAACGCCGCGCGGATCAGCCTGTCCGAGCGCGGGCGCGAGCTGGCCAGCCTGCGCGTGCTCGGCATGACCGAGGGCGAAGTCAGCGTGCTGCTGCTCGGCCAGCTGGGACTGCTGGTGCTGGTGTCGCTGCCGCTTGGGTTCGTCGCCGGCCATGCGCTGTGCTGGCTGATGACGCAGGGCTTCCAGTCCGAGCTGTTCCGCGTGCCGGTGCGGCTCACCACCGCCACCTATGCGTTCGCCGCGGCGACGGTGTGCGTGGCCAGCCTGCTGTCGGCGCTGCTGGTGCGTCGTCGCATCCACCGGCTCGACCTGATCGGTGTATTGAAGACCCGCGAATGAGGAACCCGTCGTGCGCATGAAACGCCCGTACCTGATCGCTCTTGCCGTCCTGGTGGTCGTGCTTGCCGCGGCCTTTCTCTGGGCATGGCAGACCTCACCGCGACTGGTCGATATCGCCACGGTGCAGCGCGGTCCGCTGGTGCAGCACTTCGAGGAGGAGGGGCGGACCCAGTTGCCGCGGCGCTGGGTGGTCTCGGCACCGCTCGCCGGCACGCTGCAGCGGATCGACCTGCTGCAGGGCGATACGGTGAGTGCCGGTCAGGTGGTGGCGGTGATCGAGCCGATGCACGGCGCCCTGCTCGATGCGGCCAACCGTGCCCGCCTGCTCGCCGAGCAGCAGGCCGCCGAAGCCTCGATGCAGGCGGCAGGGCAGCGACTGACGGCGGCGAACGCGGACGCCGACCTGGCCTCGCGCGATGTGCAGCGCATGCGCACGCTGGGTGCCGGCGGCGTGGTCAGCGTGGCCGCGCTGGACGAGACCGAGGCGCGGGTCGCCCGCGCGCGCGCCGCCGCCGCGGCCGCCCGGGCCGAACAGCAGGCGGCAGGCCAGCAGCGCGATGCGCTGGCGGCGTTGCTGAAGGGACAGGGGCAGGGCGGCGGCGAGCGTATCGAACTGCGCGCACCGGTCGACGGCGTGGTGCTGCATCGCTATCAGGAGAGCACCGTGCCGGTGCAGGCCGGGCAGTCGTTGCTGGAAATCGGCGACCTCGACGAATTGCAGGTGATGGTGCAGGCGCTGTCGCAGCAGGCGATCGGCCTGCATCCGGGCTCGGCGGCGCGGATCCTGCGCTGGGGCGGCGACCAGCCGCTGCCGGCGCGCGTGCTTCGGATCGAGCCCGGCGCCTTTACCAAGGTGTCCGCGCTCGGCGTGGAGGAGCAGCGCACCCTGGTCTGGCTGCGGATCACCGCGCCGCGGGCGCAGTGGGCGGCACTGGGGGACGGCTTCCGGGTCGAGGTCCAGTTCGAGGTGGCACGGCGCGACGACGTGTTGCAGGTCGCATCCAGCGCCCTGTTCCGCGAGGGCCGTCGCTGGATGGTGTTTCGCGTCGCCGGCGGGCGCGCACGCCGGGTCGAGGTCACGCCGGGCATGCAGGGGGACGGTGCGGTGGAGATTCTCGCCGGGCTCAAGGCAGGCGACCGCGTGGTGGCCTATCCGGACGATCGCCTCGTCGACGGCCAGCGCGTGCGGGCGCTGGAGAGCTCCCCGTGAGGTGGATGCCTGCACGATGAACGGCGGCCGTCCGCAAGCTTCCGCGGTGGTCTACGCGCGGCGCGTCGGGCCGTTCCTGGCAGCACCATCCACGTCGGGAGTGCGCCATGCGCCGATTCGCATCACGTCTGTTGATCTCCACCGCCTTGCTGGGTACCAGCGCCCTGTTGGCCGGCTGCATCGTGGTGCCGGCCCGCGGTCATGCGCGCGTGTGGATACCGGGCTACTGGGCCGCGCCGCATGTATGGGTTTCCGGCCACTGGCGCGTTCGCTGAGAGCTCAGCGTGACCAATGCAGTCCGGCCAGCGCGGCATGCAGCGCCTGCCACGCCTGGTCCTGGCTGAAGGGCGGCGTGCGCGGCGGGGCGTAGACCTCCGGTCGGGTGCCGTACACCAGCAGGTCGATCGCCACGCAGCGGTCGTCGCGCACCGCCCGGTAACCCTCCACCTGCAGGTAGTGGCTCATCGCCGCGTCGCCGGCACGGAAGCGCTGGAACGGGATCCCGTCCAGCGTCTGGCTGGCGATCGAGCCCGGCTTTGCGCTGGCCGGAGTGTCCTCGCAGTGGGCCAGTGCGTCGGCGTCGCCGCTCTCGCTGATGCGCAGCTCGGCGGCGGTGATCCGGTCCGAGCCTTTCAGCACCAGGGCGGCCAGCGGCTGGCCCTGGCCGTGCGGCCCGGCGAATGCCTGCCAGGCGGCGGCATCCAGATAGCTGCGATCGAAATCGCGGTGCAGCGTCATGTCGGCCGGTATCGGTATCGACAACCCCAGCGACGGAGCGGTGAACCGGTGGGGTGTCGAGTCCGCCGCAGGTGATGCGGTCGGCGGCTTGCCGTGGCATCCGGCAAGCAAGGCGAAACTGGCGGTGATCAGGCTCAGGCGTTTCATCGGCGGCTCCCAGGTGTGCGGGGATGGTCCGGCGCTACGCATGAAGGCCGCGCCTGCAGCTCGTCGCCGCGGCGTGGATGTCCCGTGAGTGCCACGAAAAAAGGCGCCAGCTCACGCTGGCGCCGGACGCTTCGAGTGGATGTCGGGGAGTTACTGCGCCGAACTGGCCGACGGCGCCGGATGGCTCTGGCGGAATTCCTTCCACTGTTCGCGGCGCGCCTCGCGCTGGCTGCGCATCGTGGCCAGCTGGGCCTTCTGCTGCGCCGTCAGCACCGCGTAGATCTGCGCCTTCACCCTGGCGCGCTGCTCGACGCGGGCCTGGGTCGCCTGGCCTTCGGCCTGAGCCAGCCGGGCCGCTGCGGCCTGGTAGCCGACCTGGTCCGGGGTCATCTGCCCGAATGCCTCGCGTTGCGTACGCAGGGCCTGCCACTGGCCCTTGTTCTGCTCGCGGTTGGCCTGGGTGATCTGCCTGATGCTGGCCTTCTGGGCGTCGCTCAGGTTGAGCTTGGCGAAGGCCTCGTGCATGCCGTGGTGGCCGCGATGGCCGTGGTCGCCGAAGCGTTGCCCGCCGTCGTGGTTGCCGGCGGCGGCGAAGGCCGCACCGGTGATCGTCAGGGCCGAAGCGAGGATGAGGCCGAGGGTGGTCGTCTTGAGCATGGGTAACACCTCTTGCGTGGGTGGAGGACTGGCGATCATTGGACGACACCCCCGCGTGTATGTTCTTTGCGCGTAGGTAAAGATGCGTAAAGCCCGTGGCGTCCGCGCCGCGACCCCACTGAAATGGCCGCCATGCAACGGATCCTGATCGCCGACGACGACCGCGCCCTGACCGAACTGCTGGCCGAGTACCTGCAGCGCGAAGGCTTCGCCGTGGACGTGGTGCACGACGGCGAGGCCGCGCTGGCGCGTCTGCGCGACGGTGCGCAGCGTCCGGACCTGCTGATCCTCGACGTGATGATGCCCGGCCGCGACGGCCTGGAGACGCTGCGCGAACTGCGCCTGCAGCAGCGCCTGCCGGTGATCATGCTGTCCGCGCGCGGTGAGCCGGTGGACCGCGTGATCGGACTGGAGCTGGGCGCGGACGATTACCTGTCCAAGCCCTGCCTGCCGCGTGAACTGCTCGCCCGCGTGCGTGCGCAGCTGCGCCGGCAGACGCCCGAGGCAGCGGCGAACGTGCAGGTCGGCCACCTGCGTCTGCAGCCCGGCGACCGCCAGGCGTTCGTCGACGCGCGGGAGCTCACGCTGACCGGTGCCGAGTTCTCCCTGCTCCTCGCGCTGGCGCAGCGCGCCGGCGAGGTGGTGGACAAGGCCACGCTCACCCGGCTCGCGCTCGGCCGCGAGCTGGAGCGCTTCGACCGCAGCATCGACGTGCACGTCAGCCGGCTGCGGCACAAGCTGGCCGAGGCGTCCGCCGATGCGCCGCGGATCGAGTCGGTGCGCGGTTCCGGCTACCTGCTGCGGGCGGGTGGCGCATGAACCCGTTGCGCAGCTCGCTCTACCGGCGCCTGCTGATCGGCTTCTGCGTGGCCAACCTGGTGGTGCTGTTCATCGGCGGCTCGCTGGCGCAGCGCTTCATCGAGTACACCACGGCGGTGGAGATCGACTGGTCGGCGCTGGCCCGGGACGCCAGCCACGCCTACGACACCGGCGGCGGGCGTGAGCTGGCCGAGTGGTCGCGCGAGCAGCACAGGGAAGGCATCGAGGCGACGCTGTTCGAAGACGGCCGCCCGCTGACGCCGTTCCGTGTCGGGCCGACCATGCTGCGCGACCTGCCCAGCTGGCTCGCCGCGGGGCACGACGTGCTGGTGCAGCCGCGCCCGGGCCTTTATCTGGCCGTGCAGCCGGTACAGGGCGCCGACGGCCGGACGCGCCAGCTAGTCGCCCTCAGTCGCACCCACACCCGCCTGCACCAGCACACCCGGCAGACCATCCTGCTCGCCGTGCAGGCGATGCTCTCGCTGTTGCTGATCGGCGTGATCGGCTGGTGGATCGCGCGCAGCGTGGCGCGTCCGGTGGCGGCGCTGCGCGAGGCGACCCGGCGCATGGCGGCCGGCGAACTGTCCACCCGCGTGCACTGGAAGAACGGTCGCGGCCGCGACGAGCTGGCCCAGCTGGCCGGCGATTTCGACGCGATGGCCGAGCGCATCGAGGCGCTGGTCGCGCACGACCGCGGCGTGCTGCAGGACCTCTCCCACGAATTGCGCTCGCCGCTGGCGCGCCTGCAGCTGCTGCTGGATTTCGCGCGGCGCAGCGAGGATCCGGCCGAAGCCGCCGGCTACTTCGCCCGTGCCGAACAGGAGATCGAGCGGCTGGACCGCATGACCGGCGAGATGCTCGCGCTGTCGCGTCTGGAGGGCGGCCTGCCGGGCGACCAGCGCGAGTCGGTGGATCTGTCGGAACTGGTGCGGCATGTCGCCGGGCAGGCGGCATTGGAGGCATCCACGCGCGGTGTCGCATTGAGCTGTGATGCGATCGGATCGGTGCGGGTCGATGGCAGCGCGCAGTTGCTCGAACGGGCGATCGACAACCTGCTCGGCAACGCCCTGAAGTTCAGCAGCGCGGGGGGCACGGTCGAGCTGCGCGTGCGCACCGTCGACAGCGAGGCGGAGTTCAGCGTCCGCGACCACGGGCCGGGTGTGCCCGAAGCGGAGCTGGCGTCGCTGTTCCGCCCGTTCTTCCGCGGCAGCAATGCGGGGCGTGCCGAGGGGCAGGGGCTGGGCCTGGGCATCGTGCAGCGGGTGGCGCGCGTGCATGGCGGACAGGTCACCGCCCGCAACGCGGAGGGGGGCGGGCTGGATGTTTGCCTGCGCCTGCCGCTGGCGGGCGGCGACATCGGCGGTTGATCGTCGCGTCACGCCTCCCGAGCCGGTGCGGTCGCTCCACCCCGCATGGTCGGCACCGGCGAATGCCGGGACTGTGTCCCCTTCGCCAGGCGAAGCGCTCGAAGGCGCCGGGCGCCAGCTTCCGCGGACGCAGCGACCGCGTCCAGTGACCCCGCACGTCATCCCGGCGAACGCCGGGATCCAGCGTATTCGCGCCCCGAAGGATCCAGCCGAGCGTCGTACTCCTGCTTCCGCGGGAACGACACCGGCACTGCGCCCCGCTAGCATCTCCCCACCCCAGCCCCCATCCTCCCCATGAGTCGCTCCCCTGGCGTCGTCGCATCACACCCTCTTGTGCACACCCCATCCGAACCGATCCGCCACGGCACCGCCGCCTTCCGGCGGACCAACCTGGCGCTGTTCGCCGCCGGCTTCTCCACCTTCGGCCTGCTGTACTGCGTGCAGCCGCTGATGCCCGAGTTCAGCCGCGACTACGGCATCAATGCCGCGTCCAGCGCCTTGTCGCTGTCGCTGAGCACCGGCGTGCTGGCCTTCGCCATGCTGTTCATGGGCGGCGTGTCCGACGCGGTCGGGCGCAAGTCGGTGATGGTGGCCTCGCTGCTGTCCTCCTCGCTGCTGGTGCTGGCCAGCACGATGGTGCAGCAGTGGCCGCTGCTGCTGGCGCTGCGCATGCTGCTCGGCTTCACCCTGAGCGGCGTGCCGGTGGTGGCGATGACCTACCTCGCCGAGGAGGTGCACCACGACTCGATCGGCCTGGGCATGGGCCTGTACATCAGCGGCAACGCGATCGGCGGCATGAGCGGACGGCTGATCGCCGGCGTGCTCACCGACTGGTTCGGCTGGCGCGTGGGCATGGGCGCCGTGGGCGCGGTGGGCCTGGTCGCCTGCCTGCTGTTCTGGCGCAGCCTGCCGCCATCGCGGCATTTCGTGCCGCGTCCGTTCCACGTGCGCAGCCTGCTCGGCCGCTTCGCCGGGTTGTTCCGCGATGCCGGCCTGCCGTGGCTGTTCGCCGAGGGTTTCCTGCTGCTGGGCGCGTTCGTCACCGTCTACAACTACCTCGGCTACCGGCTGCTTGCCGCACCGTACCGCCTCAGCCAGACCGCGGTCGGCCTGGTCTTCGGCATCTACCTGATCGGCACCTTCAGCTCCACCTGGATGGGCCACCTGGCCGGGCGGCTGGGCCGGCGCAAGGTGCTGTGGAGCGCGTTCGCGCTGATGCTGGCCGGGGTGGCGCTCACCGCCGCCGCGCCGCTGCCGCTGATCCTGCTCGGCATCGTGGCGATCACCTTCGGCTTCTTCGGCGGCCACTCCATCGTCAGCAGCTGGGTCGGTCGTCGCGCCGGTGCGGCCAAGGCGCAGGGCTCGAGCGTGTACCTGTTCTCGTACTACATGGGTTCGAGCATCGCGGGTGCCAGCGGCGGGCTGTTCTATGCTTCGTACGGCTGGAACGGGGTGGTCGGTTTCGTCGGCGCGCTGGTGCTGGCCGGCCTGCTGGTGGCGTGGCGCCTGTACCGCCTGCCGCCACTGGTCAACGTGGCGACGCTGCCGCAGCCGACCAGTCGCGGGGCGATGCCGTGAGTGGGCCTTTCGTCGGCTCGGCCGTCGCAGTTGAGGGGTGAGAGTGTCGCGCGCCAAGCGTTGCCACACGCCCCACCGCCGTCATTCCCGCGAAGAGCTTTTCAACAGCCCCAGGCTGGTCAAGCGGGAGGCGCGTTTCAATGGCGGAAGCCGGCCATCCAGTGTCTTTCCGCAGTTCTCGTTGTGCTCAGCATCAGAGCCAAGAGCGGTTTCGTCCTCCTGCGGAGGCCGAGTCACTTCTCTTTGCTTGGCCAAAGAGAAGTAACCAAGAGAAAGGCCACCCCGCTTCCGCGCCTCGCGGGCCTATGGCCCGCGAGGTACGCGTCCGGGCTGCGGGGTTTGTCGACAGTCCATCCATGGACTGACGACAAACTGGCCGGCATCCATGCCGGCCACCCTTCGGGCTATTCCTCCGCCCGGCCGCCGCTGCAGAGGGGAGGGAAGATCAAGAGCCGCGCGAGCCGCGCGTGCGGGCTCGGCGATCGCTTGCGCGATCACCATCGCATTGGCTCTTTGCACTCTTGTCTGGCTCTGGTTCTGGCTCTGGCCTTGGCCTGGTACTGGGATTGGAACTGGGCCTTGCTGCTTTTGCCTTGGCTTTTGCCTTGGCTTTTGCCTTGGCTTTTGCCTTGGCTTTTGCCTTGGCTTTTGATTTGGCTTTTGATTTGGCTTTTGCCGTTGCCTTTGATCTCCCCGCTCCCTTGTGAGGCAGTGAGTCGCGGACGACAGGCCCGCAGGGGCATCGGCAGGGACGCCGATGCCTTTTCGTCAGGGCAGGAAGCCCTGTCGAAAAGCCCGGCCGCGGCTCACGGACTTGCCGGGCTGCGCCCGGCAAGTGCCGAGGAGGGTCGCCTTCTCTTTGGTTACTTTCTCTTGGCGACCCAAGAGAAAGTGACTCGGGCGCCGAAGGCGCACGAAAGCCCTGCTTTTCCCGCGCGCGTCCGGTCAGCTTCTGCTGGCCACGTCAGCCGCTTGCAGCCGCGGCAGCATGGCGCCCAAGCAACCGTGCGGATGTCCTCCATGGTCACCTGATCAAGCCCAAGCTATCCCGGTAACGCAAACAACCCTCAGCGCGCCGCCGGCACCAGCATCTCCTCCACCTGCCGGTAATCGCCATCGTTGCGCTCCGGCACGATGTGCAGCAGATGCGTCATCAGCGGATAGACGTCCACGTTCGGAAACTCCGGCACCACCAGGTGTTGGCGGAAGTCCGGCCCGTGCGCCAGGAACAGCGCGCGCATCGCCGGGTCGTCGTTGTCGAAGCCGTGTTCGCCCCAGATCGGCTTGCCGTGGTGGAGCATGCTGCGGGTGTTGCTGGTGATCAGCCAGCCGGTCTGCGCCAGGCAGAACAGCGGCGGTACCCGTGCGTTGTGACCGTAGTGCAGGTGGGCCGGGATGTCGGACTTCCTCCAGCACTGCATGTGCGGGTGCGGACGGAGCAGGGCGTCCGCCACCTCGGCCTCGTGTCCGGGCGCCGGGATGATGCCGGAGATCGCGCCGGTGGACACTACTTCGGCATGCCCCGGCACGATCAGGTCGTCGAGGAAGATGCGCTGGTCCGGCGGTGTCTGCGCCATGCCGTGGTCGGCCAGCACGATCAGGTCGATCCGGTCGTACAGGCCGCGCTGCTTCAGGCCGGCCACCAGCCGCGCCAGCGCCGCGTCGACCTGGCCGATCGCTTCGTTGGTCTGCGGTGAGTCGGGGCCGTAGTAATGCCCGGCGGTATCCACCGCCTCGAAATACAGCGTGAGCAGCTGCGGACGCTGCGCGGCCGGCAGGTCCAGCCACGACAGCAGCTTGTCCACGCGTGCGTCGTACGGCATGTCGCCGTCATACGGCAGCCAGTGGTCCGGCCGCACGCCGTGGATCGCGGCTTCCGAGCCGGGCCAGAACAGCGTGGCGGCGTGCAGGCCCTGCTTCTGCGCGGTCACCCAGATCGGCTCGGCCTCGTTCCACCAGCGTGCGTCGCCCACCGCCTTGCGGCTGCCCAGGCTGAAGTGGCCCAGGCCGGGCACGGACATCGAGTTGTCGACGATGCCGTGGTCGTCCGGGTAACGCCCGGTCACCAGGGTGTAGTGGTTGGGGAAGGTCAGCGAGGGGAACGACGGCTTCATTGCCTTCGCGCGCACGCCATGGTCGGCAAGCGCCGAGAGCGTGGGCGAGAGGCCGCGGTCGAGGTAATCGGCGCGGAAGCCGTCGAGCGATACCAGCAGCAGCGTCGCGGGCTTCGCGTCATGCGACCGGGCGTGGCGGGTGACCGGGGTGGCGCAGCCTGCCAGGAGGGCGAGTGCGGCGCAGCTCAGGTAGCGGAGGATCGTATGCATTCGGAGTGGGGGGATGGATGGGGAACGCCGATGATGCGCACTTGCCCTGCGCGTGCCATGGCCCGATCGGCCTATGGCGTTTGCCTGCGCCGGTTCGGCGATGCGCTCAGCGCGCCGCCGGTACCAGCATGTCTTCAACCTGGTCGTAATCGCCGTCGTTCGGCTGCGCCGGCAGCCCCAGCAGGTGCGCCATCAGCGGATACACGTCCACGTTCGGGAACGCGGCATGCACCACGCCGCGCTCGAACGCCGGGCCGTGCGCCACGAACAGCGCGCCCATGCGCGGGTCGGCGTTGTCGTAGCCGTGCTCGCCGCGGGTCCCGGTTTGCGGGTGGCGACGCATGTAGCTGTCGGTGGAGATCGTCCAGCCGGCGTCCGCCAGGCACAGCAGTTGCGGCACGCGCGGGTTGTGGCCGTAGGCGAGCCGGGTAGGCACGCGCGACTTGTCCCAGCACTGCATGTGCGCGTGCGGCTGCTCCATGCGGGCCTCGATCGCGGCGAAGTCGGTGCCCGGTTTCGGGTCGATGCCGGCCAGCACGCCGGCGGTGACCAGCCTTACCTGGTCCAGCGGCAGCAGCCCGTCCAGCGTGATCACGTGGCCCATCGGCACGGTGGCCATGCCGTGGTCGGACACCACGATGATGTTCATGCGCTCGAGCAGCCCGCGCCGGCGCAGCCCGGCCACCAGTCGACCCAGCGCTTCGTCGGTATCGCGCAGCGCCTGGTTCACTTCGGGCGAGTCCGGGCCGTGCTCGTGGCCGGCGTGGTCCACCGCGTCGAAATACAGGGTGAGGAAGCCCGGCCGCCGGTCACCCGGCAGATCCAGCCAGGCCAGCACCTGATCCACCCGCTGGTCGGCGGTGACATCGCCGTCGTAGGGGCGCCAGTGATCCGGATGCATGCCCTGGATGTCGGCCTCGGTGCCGGGCCAGAACATCGTCGCGGTCTTCAGCCCGTGGCGGTCGGCGGTGATCCACAGCGGCGTCGCCTCGTCCCACCAGCGCCCGTCGCTCACCGCCTTGCGATCGCCCAGGTCGAAATGGCCGAGCTGCGGGTCGTCCATGGTGTTGTGCACGATGCCGTGGTGATCCGGGCGCAGACCGGTGACCAGGGTGTAGTGGTTCGGAAAGGTCAGCGAGGGGAACGAGGGCTGCATGCTGCGGGCGCGCACGCCGTCGCGGGCCAGCGCGGCCAGGTTCGGGCTGAGGCCGCGGTCGATGTAGTCGTGGCGGTATCCGTCGATCGAGATCAGCAGCAGCGGGGCGGGGCGATGGTCCGCGGCATCCCGCGCCGGGGACCCCGCGCAGGCAGCGATGAACGGCAGTAGCGCGAGGGCGAGTAAACGAAACAGGAATTTCATGCGTTGGAACCTACGATCCACATCCATGACAACGCGCCATGATCGCGCACAGGTGTGACAATGACACGCTCCCGCCCGCTCTCCCCCGTGTTTGCCGCCATGGCCGTGGCCCTGCTCGCCGCTGGCGCCACCCAGGCCCAGTCCACCGCGCCGGCCCCGCGCCCGGTGCCGATCCAGTCGACCAGCTCGCAGCAGCGCTTCCGCGAGGCGGTGCAGCAGAGCCAAGTGCGCGACCAGTTGCAGAAGGCCCAGGTCGAGCACCAGCTGACCCAGCGCACGCTGGAGAGCACGCGGCACAAGCCGGGCAGCACCACGTCCAACGACGACCAGGTCGACAAGGCGAAGCTGGCGCAGGACCAGCTCTACAACGCCCAGCAGCGCGACCGCGTGCAGCGCTACAGCGACGCGCTGATGGCGCAGCCGGTGCCGCCGCCGGCACCCAAGCCGGTGGTTGCCGAGAAGGACAGCGCCAGCGGCCAATGAGCCGCGGGGTTTTCAGCCGAACAGGTCGCCGCGCGCCACGCGGGCTTCCAGCGCCAGCAGCCAGTGTTTGTTCGGCAGGCCGCCGCCGAAGCCGGTGAGGTTGCCGTTGGCGCCGATCACCCGGTGGCAGGGCACCACGATCGGCAGCGGGTTCGCACCGTTCGCCGCGCCCACCGCCCGTGCCGCGCCGGGGTCGCCCACGCGCCGCGCCAGTTCGCCGTAGCTGATCGTCTCGCCGTACGGAATCTGCAACAGCTCGCGCCACACCGCGAGCTGGAACGGCGTGCCCCGCGGGTTCAGTGGCAGCTCGAATGCCGTGCGCGTGCCGGCGAAGTATTCCTCCAGCGCCTCGCGCGCGAACGCCAGCGCCTCCGGGTCGTGCACCCATCCGGCAGGCACCGGACCGTGGCCGCGCCGTCCTTCGAAATGGATGCCGCGCAGGCCGTGCGCATCGGCGCTGAGCCGCAGCACGCCGCAGGGCGAGGGCAGGTCGACGTAGCGGATCGTCGTATCGTTCATCGGGAAGGCTTCGTCTTCGGTGCAACGACCACGCTGCGCCACAGGTGCATCACCGCGTAGGCGCGCCAGGGCCGCCATGCCTCGGCGCGCTGCTCCATCGCCCGCGTGCTCAACGCGTCGCCGCCGGGGGCGGCCGCGCGGCGCAGGATCAGGTCCGCCGCGGGGAACGCGTCGGGGTGACTCAAGCCGCGCATCGCCATGTAGTGCGCGGTCCATGCGCCGATACCCGGCAGCGCCACCCAGCGTTCGACGAACGCGTCCAGCGGCTGGTCCGGACTGAAGTCGATGCGGCCGTCGAGCAGCGCCTGCGCCACGCCGCGGATCGTCGCCGCGCGTGCCGTGGTGATGCCGAGCGCACCGAGGTCCGCGTCGGCCAGCTGCGCGGCGGAAGGAAACAGCCTCGCCAGCCCCGGCTGCGGCGACGCGGCCAGCGGCGTGCCGAAGCGCTCGACCACCCGCGCGGCCAGCGTGCGCGCCGCGGCGACGCTCACCTGCTGGCCGAGGATCGCGCGCACCGCGATCTCGAAGCCGTCCCAGCCGCCCGGCAGGCGCTGGCCCGGGTGCCTCTTCGCCAGCGGGCCGAGCACCACATCGCGGCGGAACGCGGCGGCGATCGCCTGCGGCGCGGCGTCCAGGTCGAACATGCGGCGCAGCCGCGTCACCACTGCCAGCAGTTCGCCCGGCGGCACGCCATGCACTTCCAGCCGCAGCGCGTGCTCGTCGCGTGCGCCGGCGCTCACCCGCAGCCACGACGGCGCGGCCGGATCGCCGAACACGCGGCTGTAGCCGGCTTCGTCCACCGCCTCCACGCCGGGCAGCGCGCGGCCGCGCAGGAACGCCAGCAGCGCGG is part of the Dyella thiooxydans genome and harbors:
- a CDS encoding DNA-3-methyladenine glycosylase 2, which gives rise to MDTPSPLPQPLDTRTCEQARLSRDARFDGLFFTAVTSTRIYCRPVCPAPSPKTANVRYYASAAAAEADGFRPCLRCRPELAPGNDVWQRGEHAVARALTLIEHGELEHGSVDTLAARLDLGARQLRRLFVEHVGVPPIRVHTTRRLLFAKQLLTETAMPVTEVAMAAGFGSLRRFNAAFAQANRIAPRELRRLPRAPAGAPLVLKLGYRPPYDFAALLAFLRGRALPGVEAVDEAGYSRVFGDPAAPSWLRVSAGARDEHALRLEVHGVPPGELLAVVTRLRRMFDLDAAPQAIAAAFRRDVVLGPLAKRHPGQRLPGGWDGFEIAVRAILGQQVSVAAARTLAARVVERFGTPLAASPQPGLARLFPSAAQLADADLGALGITTARAATIRGVAQALLDGRIDFSPDQPLDAFVERWVALPGIGAWTAHYMAMRGLSHPDAFPAADLILRRAAAPGGDALSTRAMEQRAEAWRPWRAYAVMHLWRSVVVAPKTKPSR